CTGCTCAATCGTGACGCTGATGTTTGTCAGCGGCGTATCGCCGGGGCGATTTTCAAACGGGTCTTCCGTTCGTTCACCGATTTGGTCAAGACTTAAGAAGATGAAATTGATGAGCAACGCGAGCGGAATGTTGAAGATGCCGAGCACTTCGACAAATGCAAACGGGACGAGCGTTCCGTGCAAAAAGACGAACACGCGTGAAAAGAAGCTGTAGGCCCGGGGAAATGGCGTGTTCTTGATCCTTTCGCTTTTCCCTTGGTGATTGTTGAATTCGGTGAGCGTCTGAGAAAGCTGCACAAAACGATAATCGGAGAGCCAGCCTCGGCGGTGCGCTTCCAAAAGCTCGCATCCCTGGATCATCAACAGATAGTTCGGCGGATTCTCCTTGCTCAAGACTTCGTCCGCTTCCGACTCGGAAAGAAACGGACGAATATCGTCGTAGGTATTGGACGTTTCAACCCACTGGTCTTGGATGCGGTTGTACTCATGTCGGCGCCGCAAGAAGACTCGCAACGCGTGGACAAAGGCGATATGTCGATAGATGAGACGACGCCGCCAAGCGTCAAGCTCCCCGCTAGGATCGCCCTCCGCGGCGAGACTCAGGGTCAGCACTTCACGCCCCCAGGCACGGCTGTAATTGACCAACAGGCCCCAGATCTTGCGCGCCTCCCACCAACGATCGTAGGCGCTATTGTTCTTAAAGCCCAGAAAGATCGCCAGCGCCGTACTAAGCAGCGCAACCGCATTGAACGGTACGCTAAGCTCGCCGATTTCAAGTTCGTGATGCAGTACATACACGAGCACCGACAGGATGAAATAGTAGGTGATGCTCTTCCACGTGTAGAAGAGCACCTGACTTAATTTAAGATTTCTATTGACGATCATCGCGTGAACTCGACGGTTGCGGCGAAGGGATGTTAGACCGAATATTTGTCATCCATGATGTCGCTTCAAGTTTTTGCGATGCGCGGAAAAATCCGCCACTGGAAAAGCAGCGCCGCAGAGATGCTCGCTGGCGAGCGAATCAAGTCGATTCTGTTCTCTGTGTTTGGATGCCGATGTACGGCCTCCTCCACGTAGCATTCGTTCGTAAATGGACTAATCGCGCATCCCCAGCGGCGAGATATCCTCGCCGCCGATCGCCGTCGCGTATGCGATCGCATGGGAACGGCAGTGCGAGATGCTGATCATGATCTCGAGAATACCGCGGCGCTGGCTCGACTCGAGCGCGCCTCCAGAGAGGTTAATGCGCGGCTTGCCTCCAAAGAGATTCTCAACTTCGACGTCTCGCCAGGCGATTCCTTTGATCCAGCCGGTGCCGATCGCTTTCAAGACCGCTTCTTTCGCGGCCCAACGTCCGGCATAGTGCTGCGTCGCCGCTTTGCGGCTGCTGCAATAGTCGATCTCGCGCGGCGTGTAGACGCGATTGATGAAAAGCTCTCCGTGACGTTCGATCATCTGGGCGATGCGTAGGCACTCGATGATGTCGGTACCGATTCCGACGATGTTCATAGGGGTTTCCTTTGGCGCCTTACGCTCGTTTTAATCCGCATGCTTCTTGGGCGCGACGCAGAACAGCGCCTGCTTGCTGGCGAGCGGCTGCGGCGCCATCTCCCAAGATCTCTCGCACTTTCTCAGGCTGCGCCGCCAGCTCTTCCCGTTTCGCACGGACTTCGCCAAAGTAATCGTCGGCCGCGTCGGCCAACGCCTTTTTGACCGTGCCGTAGCCAAAGCCCCCTTTTCGATACATTGCGGCCATCTCGTCTTTGGCTTCGGCGCTGGCGAACAGTTGGAAGAGTTGGAACAGATGATCGGTCGCCGGATCTTTCGGGTCTTCCATCGGCCTCGAGTCGGTCACGATCCGCATGATCTTCTTCCGCATCTGCTTCGCCGGCTCAAAGATCTCGATCGTGTTGTCGTAGCTTTTCGACATCTTCTCGCCATCGGTGCCGACCACCTTCGCTGAGGTATCGAGCATCTTCGCTTGCGGCAGCACAAAGACTTCGCCGTACTGATGATTGAAGCTTTGCGCCAGATCGCGTGTTACTTCAATATGCTGCACTTGATCGCTGCCGACCGGCACAACATTGGCGTCATACGCCAAAATATCGGCCGCCATCAACACGGGATAGGTGAACAGGCCAGCGCCGGCGCTGAGGCCGCGACTGACTTTGTCTTTGTAGGCGTGGCACCGCTCAAGCAAGCCCATCGACGTACCGGTCATCAGCACCCAGCAAAGCTCGGAGACTTCCGGCACATCGGACTGGACAAAGAGATTCGCCTGGTTCGGATCGAGCCCCAGCGCCAACAGATCGAGCGCGGCGTCGATCGTGTTTCGCCAGAGCTGCTCTTTGTCGCGAACGGTCGTCAGCGCGTGCAAATTGGCGATGAAATAGTATGACGCTTCTTCATTCTGCAGATCGATGTACTGCCGAATCGCGCCGAAATAATTGCCCCAGTGGAATCTTCCGGTGGGCTGAATGCCTGACAACACGCGCATAATTCACGTCGAGCAAGTTAGGTGGTGGATAGATCAGGAAAAACGTTACGCGACCGGCGAACCGAGAACGTTGAGCGCTGGTTGCGACTGAGTCTGTAGCGAACCGATGATCTCTTGGACCGACGCAGCGCCCAGTTCGGCCAGCGCCGCTGGCAACTGATCGAGCAATCTCATCGACACGGTCGGATCATTGAAGTTGGCCGTACCGATTTGCACCGCCGAAGCGCCGGCGACCAGAAACTCCATCACGTCATCAATCGTACCGATGCCGCCGATGCCGATCACCGGAATTTTCACGCGTTGAGCGATTTGATACACGCAACGCAGCGCCACCGGCTTGATCGCGGGACCGCTGAGTCCTCCCATCACGTTGCCCAACAGCGGCTTGCGACGGCGCCAATCGACGGCCATGCCAAGCAGTGTGTTGATCGCCGAAATACCGTCGGCGCCTCCCGCTTCGGCAGCGGCGGCGACATCCGCGATCCGCGCAACGTTGGGGGTCAACTTCGCCAAGAGCGGCTTGGTGCATTGAGCGCGAACCGAAGCGATCAAATCACGACACGTTTCGGGACAAATGCCGAAGTCGACCCCGCCGCTCACATTCGGGCACGAGATATTCAGCTCGATCGCGCCGACTTCGTCGTACTGCGACAGCCGCGCCGACATCTGCGTAAACTCTTCACTGGTGCGGCCGGCGATACTGACAATCGCCGGAGTAGGCAGCGATCCCAAGTAGGGAAGATGATGCTCGATGAATGCATCGATACCGTCGTTATCGAGCCCGATCGAATTCAACAGGCCCGCGGTGGTTTCAACGGTTCGCCAGGGAACATTGCCGGCGCGCGGCGCCTGGGTGATTGTCTTAGGGACAATGCCGCCGAGTCGGCCGACATCGACCATGCCGGCCATTTCGCGCGCGTAGCCAAAGGTGCCGGAAGCGACCAGAATCGGATTTGCCAGGCGCAAAGAACCAATTTCGACCGACAAGCTGGCAGACATGGGCAGAGACATCATAGACCGGGGGGATTGGGCTGAACGACAGGACGTTCATCGTATCCCCTGAGCGCCAAAGCGACAATGCGGCGCAGTAGCGCGCGTCTCCGCTGCTGGGAGAACGCGCTCACGCTGTGCTACGCTGGACCGCACTTCCGCGAGGGCGGCTTAGATAATGCCGCCGTGAACCCGATACGGCTTCAAGTGGCTCGGTTGGTCCAAAAACCAAATCCGTTCCCACTCGTCCAGCACGGTGCGCAGATCTTCCGACGTATATAGCAATTGGTTCGTACGACGAGCCGGATCGGCCGAGTAAATCGGGACGAAGCAACCGACATTCGCCATTAAGCTAAGCCCTAAGAGGGCGCCAATCATCAACTTGCGCATTGCATTCCTCCATGAAGCGGCGGCTACGTACGACTCCAATAAGTCGCACGATACCGACAAGCGTGATTCCATTTTGCGCAGCCCGAGACTCCATGCTCGGCAAACGCTTATACAGATAGATCTTAGATCGCGTCAACGACGCTTAGCTGGATAATGAGAGTCTCAGCCGGATCTAAAGATACGCGGCTGGCTCAATGATCGAAATCGCCAGGCGGGGGGGCGAATGTATTGGTAGGGGGTTCTGGCGTCTGGCTGGGTGGATTCGAGGGACCACCCATCATTTCCGACGAACCCGAGGCCATTGCTTCGGCCTCTTCACGGCGGCGTTCCGCTTCTTCCATTTGGCGAACGCGTTCTTCCATCTCCTTACCAGGCTTGAAGGTTACGACGAATTTCGACGGAACATAAACCTTCTCACCGGTGCGTGGATTACGCGCCTTGCGGGCCGCTCGTTTCTTGACTTCAAAGACGCCAAAATTCCGCAGCTCGATTCGACCGTCTTCAACCAAAGTATCGACGATCGCATTGAACGTCTTTTGAACGATTTCCTTGGTTTTCAGCTGGGTGAGTCCGATTTCTTCTGAAATCGTCTTCACTATCTCTTTCTTGGTCACGACGCGGCTCCTGATCGAGTTTTTTGGGTCAACCAAACGACCCCAACGTCGCTCCAAGTGTAGGTGTCATAAGCACTAGAGTCAAGATCAATCACGACTTAGGCGAATTCTCTCGCCCTCGTCGTCACGTCATGACGCGAATAATCCGTCACGAACACGACGTGGTGAAATCTTAGTAAGTTTCGATTGTCAAAGAGCTTACGAGCCAAGCGATGGCTCGGGGCTGACCTGTATCGCCGTAAGTCCTTACTGCAAAACAAGTAACACCGCCGGCACAGTCGCTACGTACTTCAATCGCAGAAACTGCTGGCAGCGCCCACTAGACGTTATCGGCGGCACAATCGTCAATCTTGAACTCTTCCGCTCGATTCGGCCAATTGCACCAACACGCAAGCTGCGTCATCTCTGGAACATGACGTTCGAACGGGACGTAACTCGTTATTTTTCGAGCGGCGAAGTGCTGAGCCTGGCGATGTTAGATCCGAATCTGGCTCTTACGCTCTTCGATTTCTTCCAATTGATAGAGGGGGCCCTTACCGCTCCCCGGGCACATCTCGCAGGTTTCCTTCCAATCCGCCTCGGTGCGAATATTGGAATCCCAAAACGGCCAGGTTCGGCATTGTCGGGGGCGAGCCGAATAGACGGTGCACCCGCGTGAATTGGTATCGAAGAAGACGCAAGCACCATCGCCATACTCTCGCAAGCTTTTTCGTAGGCCCACTTTCCGTACGTACGTCTCTTCAAATTGATCGACCGAAAGCTCCACCAAAACGGCAAGTTGAGCAATTTCTTCGTCGTTCACCCACACATAGCCAGGCGCGCCAGTGCAGCAATCACCGCACTGCGAGCATTCGAAACGCAATCCGTCGCGATACCAAGGTGACTTCGACATGGCTTCCTCTTTGAATCGGTCAGGGCGCTTCACTTTGGAAGCGAAGGTACAAACTCGTCTTCCGGGTCTAGTCAGCGCCGGTTGTTAGTGGACGAGTGAACTGAGAGCAGATAGCACTTTCTCAATCTCGGCCGCCGTCGTAAAGGCGCCTACGCTAAACCGAACGGCGCCGCCGCGGTCGGTGGTCCCCAATTGCTGGTGCATCAGCGGGGAACAATGGAGCCCAGCGCGGACCTGAATATGGTGAGCCGAGTCCAAGTAACTCGCTAACTCATGGGGATCAAACCCCGGCACGTTCAAGCTGACGACGCCGATGCGGTCCGCCGCCGAAAGCGGGCCAAAGACGTCAATGCTTGGGATTCCGGCCAAGCCTTCCAGCAACTGCGCTGTACGCTCTCGCATTTGACGCTCGACCGCCGTAACCGTCCGATCTCGCAGGTATTCGACCGCCGCTTGCAAGCCCAAAATCGCGGTGACGTTGGGGTTCCCGCTTTCGTATTTGTCGGGCAACGTATCTGGCTGCTGCGGATGCTGGCTAAGCGTGCCGGTTCCCCCTTGGCGAAAACTCTCGGTCTCGATCTCGGCGCCAGGCGCCAAGTAGAGGACGCCGACCCCCAAGGGGCCCAACAATCCTTTGTGTCCAGAGCAAGCGTAGAAGTCGACGCCTGACTCTTCGAGACGAATCGGCGTATGTCCGGCAGCTTGTGCGCCATCGACCAGCACGCGCACACCGCGGCGATGGGCCATCTCGGTGATCGCTTCGATCGGTTGCAGCGCTCCGGTCACATTCGATGCATGACTGATCACGATCAATCGCGACTTCTCGTTCAGCGCTTCCTCGATCGCTTGCGGCGAAACAATTCCTTGCGCGTCAGGCGCCGCATGACGGACTTCAATTCCCCGTCGCGATGCGAGATAAGCCAACGGGCGAAGCACCGAGTTATGTTCGATCGTCGACGTGACTACATGATCGCCCGGTCGCAAGAAACCATGCATCACGGTATTTAGCGAGTCGGTGCCGTTGAAGGTAAATACCACGCGTTCCGCTTCGCGTACGCCCAACAGATAAGCGAGTTGCCGGCGCGTTTCCGACACGGCGCGTTCGACAACCGCCGCTTCATGATATCCGCTACGTCCCGCCGGCGCGCCGATATGTTCTAAATGCCGTAGCATCGCGTCAACTACGCCTGGCGCTTTGGGCCAACTCGTAGCGGCATTGTCCAGATAAATTCGCGTTTGCCCCTCTACGTTCATGCTCCCTCACCCTCCGATTTGATACATCGCCCTTTGCGTATCCGCGAATCCTTGATCATCGCTTCCATGCCCTCGTCGCTTGGCGCTAGTGCAATCCTGAAATAATTTCGCGACAACTTCGTTGGTCGCGCCGCCCCGAAGTAGCGATCGAACGTCCCATTCTTCGGTCGAAAACAGGCAGTTTCGCAGTTGGCCTTCGGCCGTGATCCGCAAACGATTGCAGTCGCCGCAAAACGGCTCGGTCACCGAGTTAATAAACCCCACGCGGACCGGCGAGTCCGCATACTCGTAGTCAACCGCCGGCTGACTCAGATCGGCGCGGCGAACCGGCGAAAGCTCGGCCACGTCGCGAGAAATGATCTCGCGCACCTCGGCGCCGCTCAGCACTTGTGCTGCGCCCCAGTTCTTGTCGGCGTCCAGCGGCATAAACTCAATAAACCGCAGTTCTAAGTTATGTTCGCGAGAAAAGCGAGCCAGCGGAACGATCTCGCTTTCGGTCAGCCCCCGGATCGAGACCGCGTTCAGGCGAATTCCTACAAAACCAACCGCCTGAGCGGCGGCAATCCCTTGCAAGACGCGATCGACTCCCTGACGCCGCGTAATTCGCCGGAACATCTCTTCCGACAAGCCGTCTAAGCTGACATTGAGTCGCCGCAACCCGGCGTCATGCAGCGCAGCGGCCTGATCGGCCAACAGCACGCCGTTGGTGGTCAGCGCCAGATCCTCGACTCCAGGGATCGCCGCGAGACGTTGGACCAGCTCGTGCAATTGAGCGCGTACGAGCGGCTCACCGCCGGTCAGGCGAAACTTTTGCACGCCCAGCGAGACGGCAATTCGAGCGACACGTTCGATCTCTTCAAAGGTCAACAGTTCGGCACGCGGCTTGAACTGCACATTCTCAAGCGGCATGCAGTAAAAGCAACGGATGTTGCAGCGATCGGTCACGCTGATCCGCAAGCTGGTGTGAATGCGGTCAAACCGATCGACAAGCGGCGGCTGCGGCGTCATGACGCGTCTCCTGACGGCAAACCGGGATGGACCCACTCGGTTGATCCATCCCGCCAATTTTCTCGCTTCCAGATCGGCACTTCCGCTTTGAGCGTGTCGATCAACCATTTGGCCGCTAAGAAAGCGGCTTCGCGATGCGCCGAGGAGACCGCAACCACCACGCTCGCTTCACTGATTTCCAAATGCCCCAATCGATGTACGACTGCACATTTTTCAACCGGCCAGCGCTCTTTCGCAACTTGCTCCAGCTCTTCTAGCTTGGCC
The nucleotide sequence above comes from Blastopirellula sp. J2-11. Encoded proteins:
- a CDS encoding cysteine desulfurase gives rise to the protein MNVEGQTRIYLDNAATSWPKAPGVVDAMLRHLEHIGAPAGRSGYHEAAVVERAVSETRRQLAYLLGVREAERVVFTFNGTDSLNTVMHGFLRPGDHVVTSTIEHNSVLRPLAYLASRRGIEVRHAAPDAQGIVSPQAIEEALNEKSRLIVISHASNVTGALQPIEAITEMAHRRGVRVLVDGAQAAGHTPIRLEESGVDFYACSGHKGLLGPLGVGVLYLAPGAEIETESFRQGGTGTLSQHPQQPDTLPDKYESGNPNVTAILGLQAAVEYLRDRTVTAVERQMRERTAQLLEGLAGIPSIDVFGPLSAADRIGVVSLNVPGFDPHELASYLDSAHHIQVRAGLHCSPLMHQQLGTTDRGGAVRFSVGAFTTAAEIEKVLSALSSLVH
- the moaA gene encoding GTP 3',8-cyclase MoaA, yielding MTPQPPLVDRFDRIHTSLRISVTDRCNIRCFYCMPLENVQFKPRAELLTFEEIERVARIAVSLGVQKFRLTGGEPLVRAQLHELVQRLAAIPGVEDLALTTNGVLLADQAAALHDAGLRRLNVSLDGLSEEMFRRITRRQGVDRVLQGIAAAQAVGFVGIRLNAVSIRGLTESEIVPLARFSREHNLELRFIEFMPLDADKNWGAAQVLSGAEVREIISRDVAELSPVRRADLSQPAVDYEYADSPVRVGFINSVTEPFCGDCNRLRITAEGQLRNCLFSTEEWDVRSLLRGGATNEVVAKLFQDCTSAKRRGHGSDDQGFADTQRAMYQIGG
- the acpS gene encoding holo-ACP synthase gives rise to the protein MNIVGIGTDIIECLRIAQMIERHGELFINRVYTPREIDYCSSRKAATQHYAGRWAAKEAVLKAIGTGWIKGIAWRDVEVENLFGGKPRINLSGGALESSQRRGILEIMISISHCRSHAIAYATAIGGEDISPLGMRD
- a CDS encoding molybdenum cofactor biosynthesis protein MoaE; this translates as MASLTHETIDLQSLYDMVATPTAGAIVTFSGVTRELTQGRQTESLDYEAYAEMALAKLEELEQVAKERWPVEKCAVVHRLGHLEISEASVVVAVSSAHREAAFLAAKWLIDTLKAEVPIWKRENWRDGSTEWVHPGLPSGDAS
- a CDS encoding dihydroorotate dehydrogenase is translated as MSASLSVEIGSLRLANPILVASGTFGYAREMAGMVDVGRLGGIVPKTITQAPRAGNVPWRTVETTAGLLNSIGLDNDGIDAFIEHHLPYLGSLPTPAIVSIAGRTSEEFTQMSARLSQYDEVGAIELNISCPNVSGGVDFGICPETCRDLIASVRAQCTKPLLAKLTPNVARIADVAAAAEAGGADGISAINTLLGMAVDWRRRKPLLGNVMGGLSGPAIKPVALRCVYQIAQRVKIPVIGIGGIGTIDDVMEFLVAGASAVQIGTANFNDPTVSMRLLDQLPAALAELGAASVQEIIGSLQTQSQPALNVLGSPVA
- a CDS encoding YkgJ family cysteine cluster protein; translated protein: MSKSPWYRDGLRFECSQCGDCCTGAPGYVWVNDEEIAQLAVLVELSVDQFEETYVRKVGLRKSLREYGDGACVFFDTNSRGCTVYSARPRQCRTWPFWDSNIRTEADWKETCEMCPGSGKGPLYQLEEIEERKSQIRI
- the trpS gene encoding tryptophan--tRNA ligase — translated: MRVLSGIQPTGRFHWGNYFGAIRQYIDLQNEEASYYFIANLHALTTVRDKEQLWRNTIDAALDLLALGLDPNQANLFVQSDVPEVSELCWVLMTGTSMGLLERCHAYKDKVSRGLSAGAGLFTYPVLMAADILAYDANVVPVGSDQVQHIEVTRDLAQSFNHQYGEVFVLPQAKMLDTSAKVVGTDGEKMSKSYDNTIEIFEPAKQMRKKIMRIVTDSRPMEDPKDPATDHLFQLFQLFASAEAKDEMAAMYRKGGFGYGTVKKALADAADDYFGEVRAKREELAAQPEKVREILGDGAAAARQQAGAVLRRAQEACGLKRA
- a CDS encoding bestrophin family protein, translated to MIVNRNLKLSQVLFYTWKSITYYFILSVLVYVLHHELEIGELSVPFNAVALLSTALAIFLGFKNNSAYDRWWEARKIWGLLVNYSRAWGREVLTLSLAAEGDPSGELDAWRRRLIYRHIAFVHALRVFLRRRHEYNRIQDQWVETSNTYDDIRPFLSESEADEVLSKENPPNYLLMIQGCELLEAHRRGWLSDYRFVQLSQTLTEFNNHQGKSERIKNTPFPRAYSFFSRVFVFLHGTLVPFAFVEVLGIFNIPLALLINFIFLSLDQIGERTEDPFENRPGDTPLTNISVTIEQNLKEMLDESELPTKPEKSYGVIF
- a CDS encoding HU family DNA-binding protein, encoding MTKKEIVKTISEEIGLTQLKTKEIVQKTFNAIVDTLVEDGRIELRNFGVFEVKKRAARKARNPRTGEKVYVPSKFVVTFKPGKEMEERVRQMEEAERRREEAEAMASGSSEMMGGPSNPPSQTPEPPTNTFAPPPGDFDH